Proteins encoded together in one Porites lutea chromosome 2, jaPorLute2.1, whole genome shotgun sequence window:
- the LOC140928696 gene encoding DDB1- and CUL4-associated factor 7: MAMIPVAGASGKRKEIYKYDAPWTIYGMNWSVRPDKRFRLALGSFVEEYNNKVQIIYLDEDTGDFVVKATFDHPYPTTKIIWIPDSKGVYPDLVATSGDYLRVWRVSDSDVRLECLLNNNKNSDFCAPLTSFDWNEVDPNLLGTSSIDTTCTIWGLETGQVLGRVNMVSGHVKTQLIAHDKEVYDIAFSRAGGGRDMFASVGADGSVRMFDLRHLEHSTIIYEDPQHSPLLRLSWNKQDPNYLATFSLDAMEVIILDVRVPCTPVARLNNHRACVNGIAWAPHSSCHICTAGDDHQALIWDIQQMPRAIEDPILAYTADGEINQIQWASTQPDWIGICYNNNLEILRV; the protein is encoded by the exons ATGGCCATGATACCTGTGGCAGGTGCTTctggaaagagaaaagaaatttatAAATATGACGCGCCTTGGACGATATACGGCATGAACTGGAGCGTGCGGCCTGACAAACGATTTCGACTCGCGTTGGGTAGCTTCGTAGAGGAATACAACAATAAG GTTCAGATTATTTATCTCGACGAGGATACCGGCGACTTTGTGGTGAAAGCGACTTTTGACCATCCATacccaacaacaaaaattatttggatTCCTGACAGT AAAGGTGTATATCCCGATTTAGTGGCAACTTCAGGTGATTACCTCAGGGTATGGAGAGTTAGTGACTCAGATGTGCGTCTCGAGTGTCTGCTTAATAAT AATAAGAACTCTGACTTTTGTGCTCCTTTGACATCTTTTGACTGGAATGAAGTGGATCCAAATCTACTAGGAACGTCAAGCATTGATACAACATGTACGATATGGGGACTAGAG actggTCAAGTTCTTGGCAGGGTAAACATGGTGTCAGGACACGTAAAAACACAGCTCATTGCTCATGACAAAGAA GTATATGATATTGCATTTAGTCGTGCTGGTGGTGGAAGGGACATGTTTGCTTCAGTAGGAGCTGATGGTTCTGTGAGGATGTTCGATCTCAG ACATTTAGAACATTCTACAATAATCTATGAAGATCCACAGCACAGTCCCCTGCTGAGGTTGTCATGGAACAAACAGGATCCTAACTACCTAGCAACATTCTCTTTGGATGCAATGGAG GTGATAATATTAGATGTCAGAGTACCATGCACTCCCGTAGCAAGATTAAATAATCACAGAGCTTGTGTCAATGGAATTGCATGGGCGCCACATTCATCTTGTCACATTTGTACTGCAG GAGATGATCACCAAGCTCTGATCTGGGATATCCAACAAATGCCTCGAGCCATTGAGGATCCAATCCTAGCTTACACAGCTGATGGAGAAATCAACCAAATTCAATGGGCAAGCACCCAGCCGGACTGGATTGGCATCTGTTATAACAATAACTTGGAAATTCTTAGAGTATAG
- the LOC140928695 gene encoding uncharacterized protein, translating to MAAVLCAFVIYILLPGDTSAITDKESCGSFFEVQDGYALVGNVLETFVVVDEFECQQKCTANKRCKSFNVRPDDDFTRLHICELNNETRQMKPGDFVKTKAFSYYGSVKISCFHISHNKKTQTSTGYCYPAPQGKSCLPKPEKSCQEIKKFGKSQGDGVYWIDPDGGNHSNAFQAYCDMTSYEGGWTMCYTTKEYAKPKTEVAYRPQFPYSKDGYRTNCNNIPFSEIIFIDHQMGNKAYFKRRSHSSLTAASNGYDKSASASTYGLWDGEGVNKNYSYQLLICDDDFYSGFFVSGYTNCFKRCVHWCGDYITPYFRTASTDPKYKGVAFNINGHYPHVVEKRLISVGLR from the exons ATGGCTGCAGTTTTGtgtgcttttgttatttatatctTACTTCCAGGAGATACCTCTGCGATCACCGACAAGGAATCCTGTGGAAGCTTCTTTGAAGTTCAAGATG GCTACGCTTTAGTTGGTAATGTTTTGGAAACTTTTgtggttgttgatgagtttGAATGTCAGCAAAAATGCACAGCAAACAAACGTTGCAAGTCATTCAATGTCCGTCCTGATGACGATTTTACAAGGCTGCACATTTGCGAACTAAACAACGAAACAAGGCAGATGAAACCAGGAGATTTTGTGAAGACAAAAGCTTTTAGTTATTATGGTTCTGTAAAG ATATCCTGCTTTCATATCTCTCATAACAAGAAGACTCAAACTTCCACTGGTTACTGTTATCCAGCTCCCCAAGGAAAATCTTGCCTCCCAAAACCAG aaaaaagCTGCCAGGAAATCAAGAAGTTTGGCAAATCACAAGGCGATGGTGTGTACTGGATAGACCCGGATGGAGGAAACCATTCCAATGCATTCCAAGCTTACTGTGACATGACGTCATACGAAGGAGGATGGACTATGTGTTACACCACCAAGGAATACGCCAAACCCAAAACGGAAGTCGCTTACCGCCCCCAGTTTCCTTATAGTAAAGACGGGTACAGGACGAACTGCAACAACATCCCA ttttctgaaATAATATTCATCGATCATCAAATGGGTAACAAAGCTTACTTCAAACGACGTTCACATTCATCTCTAACAGCGGCATCTAACGGCTATGACAAATCAGCAAGTGCAAGTACATATGGATTATGGGACGGAGAGGGAGTAAACAAGAATTATTCCTATCAACTGCTGATTTGTGATGATGATTTCTACTCTGGGTTTTTTGTTTCGGGTTACACGAACTGTTTCAAGAGATGTGTCCACTGGTGTGGTGACTATATAACACCATACTTCCGAACAGCATCCACCGATCCAAAGTACAAAGGAGTGGCCTTCAATATCAATGGTCATTATCCCCACGTGGTGGAAAAAAGGCTGATCAGTGTTGGCCTCCGCTAG